In Blastopirellula sp. J2-11, a single genomic region encodes these proteins:
- a CDS encoding Glu/Leu/Phe/Val family dehydrogenase: MDQPAHDIFSHAVARLDKAFLHADIDQEAVQRLKHPKQVLEVTIPVRMDDGSLRIFTGYRVRHDATRGPTKGGIRFHPNVDLAEVKALAFWMTFKCAVANLPFGGGKGGVIVDPKELSRLELERLSRGYIERIADFIGPEVDVPAPDVYTNAMIMGWMMDEYSKIRRQHMPAVITGKPIPLGGSLGRDDATGRGAYHCIKELEAKRGWKPEQQRVAVQGFGNAGQAVARLLHADGYNIVAVSDSRGGIYKESGFDIPSLAHVKNESRHLKAVYCEGSLCESIAADAITNAQLLELDVDILIPAALESQITGENAPRVKAEVIVEAANGPLTGEADEILNDKGTLVVPDILANAGGVTVSYFEWTQNRAGYYWPLELVHQRLHETMAREFNTVYNLANHKEIDMRTAAYVVALNRIGEAIASQGTARYFTAQED; encoded by the coding sequence ATGGATCAGCCAGCGCATGATATCTTCTCGCATGCCGTCGCCCGACTAGACAAAGCGTTTTTACACGCCGATATCGACCAGGAAGCGGTCCAGCGGCTCAAGCATCCCAAGCAGGTGCTGGAAGTCACAATTCCGGTCCGCATGGATGACGGCTCGCTGCGAATCTTCACTGGCTATCGCGTTCGCCATGACGCAACCCGCGGCCCCACCAAAGGAGGCATTCGCTTTCACCCGAATGTCGACCTGGCCGAAGTCAAAGCGCTCGCCTTTTGGATGACGTTCAAATGCGCGGTCGCCAATCTTCCTTTCGGCGGAGGGAAGGGGGGAGTGATCGTCGATCCGAAAGAGCTATCGCGGCTCGAACTGGAACGTCTATCGCGCGGTTACATCGAACGGATCGCCGACTTTATCGGGCCCGAGGTCGATGTCCCGGCCCCAGACGTCTACACCAATGCGATGATCATGGGCTGGATGATGGACGAATACTCAAAGATTCGTCGCCAGCACATGCCGGCTGTCATCACCGGCAAACCGATTCCGCTGGGGGGAAGTCTTGGACGTGACGACGCAACCGGTCGCGGAGCCTATCACTGCATTAAAGAATTGGAGGCCAAGCGCGGCTGGAAGCCTGAACAACAGCGCGTCGCGGTGCAAGGATTTGGCAACGCCGGTCAAGCGGTCGCCCGACTGCTGCACGCCGACGGCTACAACATCGTCGCCGTCAGCGACTCTCGGGGAGGAATCTACAAAGAGTCTGGTTTTGACATCCCCAGTCTAGCCCATGTGAAAAACGAATCGCGTCATCTAAAAGCGGTTTACTGCGAAGGCTCTCTCTGCGAATCGATCGCCGCCGATGCGATCACCAACGCCCAACTACTGGAGTTGGACGTTGATATTCTCATACCAGCGGCGCTCGAAAGCCAAATCACCGGCGAAAATGCGCCGCGTGTCAAAGCCGAGGTGATCGTGGAAGCCGCGAACGGCCCGCTCACAGGCGAAGCGGACGAGATCCTCAACGACAAAGGAACGCTCGTCGTGCCCGACATCTTGGCCAACGCCGGCGGCGTCACGGTCAGTTATTTTGAGTGGACGCAAAATCGAGCCGGCTATTATTGGCCGCTCGAGTTGGTTCATCAGCGTCTGCACGAGACGATGGCCCGCGAGTTTAACACCGTCTATAACCTGGCCAACCATAAAGAAATCGATATGCGCACCGCCGCCTACGTGGTGGCCCTCAATCGCATCGGCGAAGCGATCGCTTCGCAAGGAACGGCCCGCTACTTTACGGCCCAAGAGGATTGA